The following proteins come from a genomic window of Pirellula staleyi DSM 6068:
- a CDS encoding protein kinase, which yields MMSGCLTDAVLVSLLSGTLTSTDKVEADEHLRTCEKCTGRLSELRETSMGDILSKHQAETQYDVTTDSHRQLPGGRDEMSLDFHPDIEAKRPEEPLPNIPVETFIDSLSQSGLLQQSDLERLREQSISPNLSSSAMLADWLVKEGKLTTYQANLLARGKAGGLVLGNYVILDMLGQGGMGTVYKALHRRMNRIVALKVLPSSLGRMPDALSRFQREVQAAARLHHPHLAAAFDADEASGIHFLVMEFCDGPNLSAYVKEAGPMPIAAAVRLMAQAARGMWAAHQQGVVHRDIKPGNMIVTREGKLKILDLGLAQLRGDTAEEPASDMTQTGRVMGTVDFMSPEQARNAKSVDARADIYSLGCSLYYLLTGNTPAPNGSVASKLLWHQTQASPPIRRFVPQASEALETTLAMMMAKEPDDRQSTMQEVAQQLEACLSEMPDGQLEINLSGISLPAYDSPSTMGNTAIGRRTLIESQGETIVGSDTVRSLVKQEGTIQKAAQSGGLASLVAIGVAIAAVLVAAFYLLTSGSDDALLQVQVDQGAAEIVIDGKEKQLAPSTPSQPLEFKLTPGEHRVVIRKPGFASQERVVELRRDQPTRLSIKLLEASATASGDNPKPTPVPVPPTTTPTPMPVLAHEAACKWAFALGGRVTAANSSGREFVATTPTELPAESLEILAIDFEGRGVTDSDLASLELAPGLRQLSLAATPITDTGIASLAKLKSLAKLSLARTAITNKGLESLARLSQLAELDLSSTKITDQGLTRLLALSKLERLYLSDNSLSDNGLEQLAMAKSLRLLVASGTMLSERGHGVLTAALPQTEITWDGADMQRQVALVLLERGARLSVADMRGNIVPVVARREDLPIGRLKVLKVDFAGCRTIGDDDLKPLVALADLESLALSGTKITPAGLANLHGLASLKSIDLGTLPLTTASVETLAAALPDCKIERREPADKLVARWVLSVGGKCTITSDESASQVELTSATTVLPEAAIHVEKINLTDCKIGPDAPLASIAELANLKSLLLVGSDITDAQLTSIAGLKSLSELSLSDTAVTAPAVNGLLAQLPQLQRLYLSGTKVDRGVLVAVTNLPKLSHLSLAGIEVAPSDLSLLKKCPQLEWLDLSSTGLSDEASQQLVGLSSLRELAVPKNPLTDAGQEELIAAMPNCHVVGDPLDPQRLAARWILEKRGTVELDTGAVTSPKELPRDKCHVLAIDLAELANLKAAEVIQVIAGCSELESLRLSDTAITDADLAAIGKLKLLKKLYLANLAITDDGLAKLAELELLEVLDVSGGRITGAGLANFRSASSLQELNLSNTMLTDPNLAAIAPMTSLISLDMSACRGVSDAGLKKLAGLTQLRSLGLRGTKLTDAAAESLASYAKLEQLDLDSTSIGDSGVEKLLSLTSLRRLVLAKTSVTDGGVASLAKLKDLRSVSLVRTSVTEAACTELEKAIPGCVVLKPAQRPPADNSGNNAAGPFAPGGSFAPGGSPGT from the coding sequence ATGATGAGTGGTTGTCTAACCGATGCGGTGCTGGTGTCGCTCCTGAGTGGCACACTCACTTCTACCGACAAAGTAGAGGCCGATGAGCACTTGCGCACGTGCGAGAAATGCACGGGGCGTCTATCGGAACTGCGCGAAACTTCGATGGGGGACATCTTGTCAAAGCATCAAGCCGAAACTCAGTACGACGTTACGACCGACTCGCATCGTCAACTCCCCGGCGGGCGCGATGAAATGTCGCTCGACTTCCACCCCGATATTGAAGCCAAACGCCCCGAAGAACCACTCCCGAACATCCCGGTCGAAACCTTTATCGACTCCCTTTCGCAAAGCGGACTCCTGCAGCAGTCCGACCTCGAACGCCTTCGCGAGCAATCGATTTCGCCCAACCTCTCGAGCAGCGCCATGCTGGCCGATTGGCTCGTGAAAGAAGGGAAACTGACGACCTATCAGGCCAACCTCCTCGCCCGTGGTAAAGCGGGTGGACTTGTCCTGGGAAACTACGTCATTCTCGACATGCTCGGCCAAGGGGGGATGGGAACGGTCTACAAAGCCCTGCACCGCCGGATGAACCGCATTGTGGCTCTGAAAGTGCTCCCCTCGAGCCTCGGCCGCATGCCCGATGCGCTCTCCCGTTTTCAGCGCGAAGTGCAAGCAGCCGCCCGCTTACATCATCCGCATCTCGCCGCCGCATTCGACGCCGATGAAGCAAGTGGCATCCACTTTCTGGTGATGGAATTTTGCGATGGGCCGAACTTGTCGGCCTACGTCAAAGAAGCGGGACCGATGCCGATTGCCGCAGCAGTCAGACTCATGGCGCAAGCAGCCCGTGGCATGTGGGCCGCGCATCAGCAAGGCGTGGTGCATCGCGACATCAAGCCGGGCAACATGATTGTCACGCGCGAAGGGAAGCTGAAAATCCTCGACCTGGGACTCGCTCAGCTGCGCGGTGATACGGCCGAAGAGCCAGCCAGCGACATGACCCAAACCGGGCGTGTGATGGGAACGGTCGACTTCATGTCTCCCGAGCAAGCCCGCAACGCCAAGAGTGTCGATGCCCGGGCCGACATCTACAGCCTCGGCTGTAGCCTCTACTACCTGCTGACTGGCAACACCCCTGCCCCGAATGGGAGTGTCGCCTCGAAATTGCTCTGGCATCAAACGCAGGCATCGCCGCCGATTCGACGCTTTGTGCCGCAGGCGAGCGAAGCGCTCGAAACCACCCTCGCGATGATGATGGCCAAAGAGCCCGACGATCGTCAGTCGACCATGCAAGAGGTGGCACAGCAGCTCGAAGCCTGCTTGTCGGAGATGCCCGACGGCCAGCTCGAGATCAACCTCTCCGGCATTTCGCTCCCTGCTTACGACAGCCCGAGCACGATGGGAAACACGGCGATTGGGCGTCGCACGCTCATTGAATCGCAAGGAGAAACGATTGTCGGCAGCGACACCGTGCGCTCGCTGGTGAAGCAAGAAGGAACGATCCAGAAAGCGGCGCAATCGGGAGGCCTCGCGAGTCTGGTGGCGATTGGTGTCGCCATCGCCGCCGTTTTGGTCGCAGCCTTCTATCTGCTGACGAGCGGCAGCGACGATGCGCTGCTCCAAGTGCAGGTCGACCAAGGGGCTGCCGAGATTGTGATCGACGGCAAAGAAAAACAACTGGCACCCTCCACCCCCAGTCAGCCGCTCGAATTCAAGCTCACACCGGGCGAGCATCGCGTGGTGATTCGCAAGCCGGGCTTCGCTTCGCAAGAGCGCGTGGTCGAGCTGCGCCGCGATCAACCGACACGCCTATCAATCAAACTTCTCGAAGCGAGTGCTACAGCGAGTGGGGACAATCCCAAGCCAACGCCGGTCCCTGTTCCGCCAACGACAACTCCTACGCCAATGCCAGTGCTGGCTCACGAAGCTGCCTGCAAATGGGCCTTCGCGCTTGGAGGACGGGTGACAGCCGCCAACAGCAGCGGGCGCGAATTTGTCGCCACCACCCCAACAGAATTGCCTGCCGAATCGCTAGAAATTCTGGCGATCGATTTCGAAGGACGGGGTGTCACCGACAGCGATCTCGCGTCGCTCGAGTTGGCTCCAGGGTTGCGTCAACTCTCGCTCGCAGCTACTCCGATCACCGACACCGGCATCGCTAGTCTCGCGAAGCTCAAGTCTCTCGCCAAGCTATCGCTCGCTCGGACTGCGATCACCAACAAGGGGCTTGAATCCCTAGCCCGCTTGTCGCAACTCGCTGAACTCGATCTGTCGAGTACGAAGATTACCGATCAAGGGCTGACTCGACTCCTCGCGCTCAGCAAGCTCGAGCGTCTGTATCTCAGCGACAACAGCCTCAGCGATAATGGTCTCGAGCAACTGGCGATGGCGAAATCGCTGCGGCTCCTTGTCGCCAGCGGCACCATGCTTTCCGAACGGGGCCACGGTGTGCTGACTGCGGCGCTACCGCAAACCGAAATCACGTGGGATGGAGCCGACATGCAGCGCCAAGTGGCGCTCGTGCTGCTCGAGCGTGGCGCGCGTCTGTCGGTCGCCGATATGCGGGGCAACATCGTCCCGGTGGTGGCCCGTCGCGAGGATTTGCCCATCGGCCGACTGAAAGTTTTGAAAGTCGATTTTGCTGGCTGCCGCACGATTGGCGACGACGACCTGAAGCCACTCGTAGCACTAGCCGACCTCGAATCACTCGCGCTATCGGGGACCAAAATCACCCCCGCTGGTCTGGCGAATCTGCATGGCCTAGCGTCCCTGAAATCGATCGATCTTGGGACACTACCACTGACCACCGCGAGTGTCGAAACGCTGGCTGCCGCGCTTCCCGACTGCAAGATCGAGCGCCGCGAGCCCGCTGACAAGTTGGTCGCTCGCTGGGTGCTTTCGGTTGGTGGTAAGTGCACGATTACGAGCGACGAGAGCGCGTCGCAAGTCGAACTCACGAGTGCCACCACGGTGCTTCCCGAAGCTGCGATTCACGTCGAGAAGATCAATCTAACCGACTGCAAAATTGGCCCCGATGCGCCGCTGGCATCGATCGCCGAACTGGCCAATCTGAAATCGCTGCTGCTGGTCGGCAGCGACATCACCGACGCGCAGCTGACCTCCATCGCGGGGCTCAAGAGCCTCTCCGAACTAAGCCTCTCCGATACCGCAGTCACCGCGCCAGCGGTCAATGGCCTCCTCGCTCAGCTGCCGCAACTTCAGCGTCTGTATCTGTCGGGAACCAAGGTCGATCGAGGTGTGCTGGTCGCGGTCACCAACCTCCCGAAGCTGTCGCATCTATCGCTCGCTGGCATCGAAGTCGCTCCATCCGATCTGTCGCTGCTGAAGAAGTGTCCGCAGCTCGAGTGGCTCGATCTTTCGTCGACAGGTTTATCGGATGAAGCGAGTCAGCAGCTCGTCGGCTTGTCGTCGCTTCGTGAACTGGCGGTCCCTAAAAATCCCCTTACCGATGCAGGCCAGGAAGAACTGATCGCCGCGATGCCCAACTGCCACGTGGTAGGCGATCCGCTCGATCCCCAGCGACTTGCTGCTCGCTGGATTCTGGAAAAGCGCGGTACCGTGGAGCTCGATACCGGCGCGGTCACGAGTCCGAAAGAACTGCCACGCGATAAGTGTCACGTCCTGGCGATCGATCTGGCTGAACTGGCCAATCTCAAAGCTGCGGAAGTGATACAAGTGATCGCCGGTTGTAGCGAACTCGAATCGCTCCGGCTGAGCGACACCGCCATCACCGACGCTGATCTCGCAGCCATCGGCAAACTGAAGCTTCTCAAAAAGCTCTACTTGGCGAACCTCGCGATCACCGACGATGGCCTCGCTAAACTTGCCGAGCTCGAGCTGCTGGAAGTGCTCGATGTGAGTGGTGGGCGAATCACCGGGGCGGGACTAGCCAACTTTCGTTCGGCCAGCTCGCTGCAGGAACTGAACCTCTCGAACACCATGCTGACCGATCCCAATCTAGCCGCCATCGCTCCGATGACGAGTTTGATTTCGCTCGACATGTCGGCCTGCCGTGGTGTGAGCGATGCGGGGCTCAAAAAGCTCGCCGGACTTACGCAGCTTCGTTCGCTCGGACTCCGAGGGACGAAGCTCACCGATGCAGCGGCCGAGTCCCTAGCCAGCTATGCGAAACTCGAGCAGCTGGATCTCGATTCGACGAGCATTGGCGACAGCGGCGTCGAGAAGTTGCTCAGTCTCACCTCGCTCCGACGTCTGGTGCTGGCCAAAACCAGTGTCACCGACGGGGGGGTGGCGTCCCTTGCGAAGCTGAAAGACTTGCGAAGCGTTAGCTTGGTCCGCACGAGCGTGACCGAAGCTGCTTGCACCGAGCTGGAAAAGGCGATTCCAGGGTGCGTGGTACTGAAGCCAGCTCAGCGTCCGCCGGCCGACAACAGTGGCAACAACGCCGCTGGTCCCTTTGCCCCGGGCGGCTCGTTTGCGCCGGGAGGATCTCCCGGCACGTAG